One Solibacillus sp. R5-41 DNA segment encodes these proteins:
- a CDS encoding dipicolinate synthase subunit A, translating to MTERWLIVGTDERMKLLAKELTDNQRTVYYKCTNKWDDALNKAALEFHPTILVLPIQPLKIEVAELFGINQVLIFAGRLDEQWNENLRNTKPVYYLQNEAFIWKNAALTAEGFLAHIYQQRVSVQRKKIIITGFGRVAKILALFLSRMHADIHIAVNSETQCAEAIAYGYTGIHLDKKNQCTADMIINTIPDAWLTKEYTQFIECPIYDIASAPGCLKELTLSQYELLPALPGKYFPQAAAKIMYETMLELIRRERNA from the coding sequence ATGACAGAACGTTGGCTGATTGTTGGAACTGATGAACGTATGAAATTGCTCGCGAAGGAATTAACTGATAATCAACGTACGGTGTATTACAAGTGCACAAATAAGTGGGATGACGCCTTAAATAAGGCCGCACTTGAATTCCATCCAACGATACTGGTGTTACCAATCCAGCCATTAAAAATTGAAGTCGCTGAATTATTTGGTATCAATCAAGTCCTCATTTTTGCAGGTCGTTTAGATGAACAATGGAATGAAAATTTGCGAAATACAAAACCTGTTTATTATTTGCAAAATGAAGCTTTTATTTGGAAAAATGCTGCACTTACCGCAGAAGGGTTTTTAGCCCACATTTATCAGCAACGGGTAAGTGTTCAACGTAAAAAAATTATTATTACAGGCTTTGGTCGAGTGGCAAAAATCCTCGCATTGTTTTTAAGTCGTATGCATGCCGATATTCATATAGCTGTAAACTCGGAAACACAATGTGCCGAGGCGATTGCGTATGGCTATACAGGAATTCATTTAGATAAGAAAAATCAATGTACAGCCGATATGATCATTAATACAATTCCAGATGCTTGGTTGACAAAAGAGTATACACAATTCATTGAATGTCCGATTTATGATATAGCATCTGCACCGGGATGCTTGAAAGAACTCACATTATCACAATACGAGTTGTTGCCAGCATTACCTGGGAAATACTTTCCGCAAGCAGCAGCTAAAATCATGTATGAAACGATGCTCGAGCTCATTAGGAGGGAAAGAAATGCTTGA
- a CDS encoding pitrilysin family protein — MVQVLTCQNGVRIVAEQMPDVRSLSVGIWVNAGSRYETIEENGITHFIEHMLFKGTKNRTARQIAVEFDRIGGEINAFTSKEHTCYFAKVLDHHAELAVEILADMFFNSLFSEEDIGRERQVVLEEIYMSEDDPADDVHEKLWSVMYPNDALGRPILGTPETLATFNETMIRRYLAKHYGPKNVVISVAGHITDGLIEVIEQLFGTYSASAESEVAQPSYPVFTAGEVEKTRDTEQAHIAISFPAIGVKDPQTYSFIALNNIIGGNMSSRLFQDIREERGLAYSVFSYQSCYEDVGAYTIYASTSKQNLDTLQQQIDQTLFDVVAGGVTEIELENAKEQLKGSFVLGLEGTEEHMNRNGVNELIHQQHRSVDEVLSKIDAISMDTIDALITKILLNEPAIAIIGPENE, encoded by the coding sequence ATGGTACAAGTACTTACATGTCAAAATGGTGTACGCATTGTGGCTGAGCAAATGCCAGATGTGCGTTCTTTATCAGTTGGGATTTGGGTCAATGCCGGCTCACGCTATGAAACCATTGAAGAAAATGGCATTACGCATTTTATTGAACACATGCTATTTAAAGGAACAAAAAATCGAACAGCTCGTCAAATTGCTGTAGAATTTGACCGTATTGGTGGTGAAATCAATGCGTTCACATCAAAAGAGCATACTTGTTATTTTGCTAAAGTATTAGACCATCACGCGGAACTCGCAGTGGAAATTTTAGCAGATATGTTTTTCAATTCACTATTTAGTGAAGAAGATATCGGACGTGAACGTCAAGTTGTTCTCGAAGAAATTTATATGAGTGAAGATGATCCAGCAGATGATGTACATGAAAAGCTATGGTCCGTCATGTATCCAAATGATGCACTAGGGCGCCCGATTTTAGGGACACCTGAAACGTTGGCAACATTTAATGAGACGATGATTCGTAGGTATTTGGCAAAGCATTATGGTCCTAAAAATGTCGTTATTTCAGTAGCTGGTCATATTACAGATGGTTTAATCGAAGTGATTGAACAATTATTTGGTACGTATTCCGCGAGTGCTGAATCAGAAGTAGCACAACCTTCGTATCCAGTATTTACGGCAGGCGAAGTTGAAAAAACACGCGATACAGAGCAGGCCCATATCGCCATTTCTTTCCCAGCAATCGGCGTGAAGGATCCTCAAACATATAGCTTTATCGCGTTAAATAATATTATTGGTGGTAATATGAGCTCACGCCTATTCCAAGATATTCGTGAGGAGCGTGGGCTAGCGTATTCGGTATTTAGCTATCAATCATGCTATGAAGATGTTGGGGCCTATACGATTTACGCATCCACATCCAAGCAAAACTTAGATACGTTGCAACAGCAAATCGATCAAACCTTATTTGATGTGGTCGCAGGTGGCGTAACGGAAATCGAACTTGAAAATGCAAAAGAGCAATTAAAGGGAAGTTTCGTGCTCGGCTTAGAAGGAACAGAAGAACATATGAATCGTAATGGTGTGAACGAACTAATCCATCAACAGCATCGCTCAGTTGATGAAGTGCTATCAAAAATTGACGCCATTTCGATGGACACCATTGATGCATTAATTACAAAAATTTTATTAAATGAACCAGCCATTGCGATTATTGGTCCAGAAAATGAATAA
- a CDS encoding YlmC/YmxH family sporulation protein gives MLLSELAEKELIEMEKGIRYGFLAETECIFDPKTGKIIGFEMPAQMVKMPFQKKKTPTIKYIPWEEILLIGEDRILFQKTTSSIDHPTE, from the coding sequence ATGCTATTATCTGAGCTTGCTGAAAAGGAATTAATCGAAATGGAAAAGGGGATTCGCTATGGTTTTTTAGCGGAGACGGAATGTATTTTTGATCCAAAGACGGGGAAAATTATCGGATTTGAAATGCCTGCACAAATGGTGAAGATGCCATTCCAAAAAAAGAAAACCCCTACGATTAAATATATTCCATGGGAAGAAATTTTGTTAATTGGCGAGGATCGTATTTTATTTCAAAAAACTACTTCATCGATTGACCATCCAACCGAATGA
- a CDS encoding GntR family transcriptional regulator translates to MFIKLSNASNQPIYEQITEQLKQAILTGALVAGNVLPSIRALAIELKISVMTTKRAYSELERDGFIETVAGKGSFVSQRNQDFLREELVNQIEGHLTKAVSIAKVANIQSEELFELLSLLLEE, encoded by the coding sequence ATGTTTATAAAATTGAGCAATGCGAGCAACCAGCCGATTTACGAGCAAATTACAGAACAACTGAAGCAAGCCATTTTAACTGGTGCGCTCGTTGCGGGTAATGTACTACCTTCGATACGGGCATTGGCTATTGAATTAAAAATTAGCGTCATGACAACAAAACGAGCCTATTCCGAATTAGAGCGGGACGGCTTTATCGAAACCGTTGCAGGGAAAGGCAGCTTTGTCTCACAGCGCAATCAGGATTTTTTGCGTGAAGAGTTGGTCAATCAAATTGAAGGACATTTGACAAAAGCTGTGTCAATCGCAAAAGTAGCAAATATCCAGTCGGAGGAATTGTTTGAATTACTAAGCCTATTATTGGAGGAATGA